From Chrysemys picta bellii isolate R12L10 chromosome 1, ASM1138683v2, whole genome shotgun sequence:
AAAATGAGTGGCATATCCATATACTTACACCATCCCTTGCAAAACACCCTGAAGTGTCAGTTATCATCTTCATCATCTTCCCCCTCGCCGTCATCCTGGCTtctcccaagggctacatctctccCTCCCAATGCACACAGGCTGGGATACAACTTTTATAATGTATTATGGTGATCCCACTGtgcctaatgcatattcagtaggggtttcAGCCCCTCTACTTATTTGTAGTTCCTCACCCTGCTAATGTTGGGAtgcccttctcctataggttatTAATCCTTTTGCctcaagcttattagcatatatgTCAATTAGTTACCATGGCATTCATGTGGTCAGACATCTGCTGATGTCCCCAACTAAAAATATACCAAGCTAGTATAAACTAGTATCTTGTGATTAACCAGCAGCAGTTTGATCATTACAGCATTCCGTCTTGTGATATCTTGTGATCTAGGGTTACTCTTGGTTAGCTACTTATGTAAAGGCTTTTTGGGCCTTATACCTTAATTAGTTTAGCTAAACTGTTGTCTTACAAGCATTGAGGCTTGTAGGCTCATTGCATTATTTCCTTAACTTATACCTGTGCCTCAGCTAGCAAATACTTAGGCTACAATCACCAGTATTGGAGGGACCATGCTAATATGATGAGCTTGTGTTAGCATGGGAGTGACTATGTTAATGGCTGCATTAAGACTCTGAGCATGCCCTGTCTAAACTAAATGTTTCCGGAAGCCTGAGCAGACTCAGTCTGAGCTGACTGCTTGTGCAATTATTAAAAATGCTCTGCCTACTCTCATGACAAACCTAACTCCTGAGCCAGATACATTTGTAATCCTTCTACCAGATGTAGGGTGACCCTATGtcctgttttggctgggacagtcccttttttaagccctgagAGGCAACTCGTGGGAGGTGCACGAATGGCCAAGTGTCCCTCCTCCAGCAGGACCAAGTGCCCCTCCAGCAGCAGGCCCGGGTGGGGAGacgaaggggcagggccagagctggaagggaagaggtggggccagagcctTTTCCCGCCACGCTGCCTGGGACGCTGCCCAGtgcagtgcagcagcagcaggctgccccctgcccaggctcagcttctggggaCAGTGGCCGAGCGAGCTGGAGCACTCCGCCCCTCCAGTAAGCTCCTGATCCGGGAAGTCGACCCTAGGAGGGAGCAGGCTGCCGCTACCACCGACCCCTGcccaggctcagcttctgggAACCGGAGTCGACGCTGAGCATGCCAGAGTGGATGCGGGGGCTCCGACTCGCTCAGCTGTTATCCCGGAAGCCAAGCCCGGGAGAGAGGCAGCCCGCTGCCGCCGCAGCCAGGCCCTCTTCCAGGCAGCTGCTGCGCTGCACCGGGCCCCGTCCGAGTGTGGCtccagggcctggctgctagggagaGCAGCCGAACGTGCTGGGGGGAGGCGACACAGCAGGAGGACAGAACCCTCCCAgggaaggggacagggagagcgtggggggtcccaggctgggggcagggaggagtcacatgggaaGGTCATGTGTCCTCTCCTTTAGCTGATGCCCCCCCATATTGGGAGGCACCAGTTgcctttttttggcaaaagtgggaaTTTGTCCTGTTTGGTCTTGTTGACTTGATCAGTtagcaagagcaaacgggaccaatactcacttttgtcaaaaaagtgtgtgtggtgcAGAGGGGGTGAGCTTCAATGCCAGCCCCTTACAGGGGGGGAGGCAGAGCTCAgccggggggcaggcagggttccagcaacagTCTCTTGCGGAAGCAGACAGATTTCCAGCAACCAGCGACCCCAGCTTtgcggggaggagagggaggcagggttCGAGTGACCAGCAACCCCAGCCTTGCAGTGGTAGTAGTGGGGCCTTGGACGAATGGCTCAGGCCAGGCctgtgcagggaggaggagggggtgagaggaCTCAGACCAGCCCCGCGtgatgtcccattttccctttgaaaAATATGGTCATCCTAACCAGATGCCAATGGCAGCAACAAAGGTCAGGTTCAATCTCTCTAGAGGCCCttttataaaatacattaaactacatctttagcccccccccccccccccctgcacacacacctcGACTCTTATTTCAGGCAGTTTTTACCCACTTCTCAAGAGTCCTTTGGGAATATGAAATGCAAGTACCtttttatttgggggggaaagggaaaaacaataaaaagaaacacaaaaatcCAGTATATACATTTGGACTCCCCAAGCCCAAATAATAAGTAACTTATGGAGGTGCAAACTCTATCTCACCACAAATCCCACCCACCTAAAACCCCACTCACAGTCCAAGTTAGTTCAAGTGGTAGTTCATGGAGTCTTGCGATGGTTCTCTTTCGCTGGTCTGTTTCAGTCCAAAGAGAACTGCTCTGGCAGATCCCACTCTGATGTGCAGCTACCTGGTCCCGTTAAGTGATTTCAGCCTGGCTTCCAATGACTGGCAGGCTGGAGCACTGTGAAATCAGCTCAGTACCACCATTACCACTAGTGCTGGTCACACTGGGCCTCACTGTGAAGTCAGTTCTGTCCTACCACCACTCACATCAATCTGGTTGGACCGTATGGGGGAGTCAACTCCACTCCTAGGTGGTGCAGTTCCACAGATTCCTTTGTACGAGGGACAGAATTTCTAGGTGGGGAACCCAGAGCAAAACAGTCAGTTGGACAACATTCCTGTTCCAGGGGCTAGAGCTCTTCACCTCCAGAACactgcccttcccctccacctccatttcccccccccccatttgaacaATTTATTAGTGTGCTTGTTTTACAAGAATCCCAGGATTTTGTCTCCTCTGTGTTTTCCCCTTGCTTTCTCATGGTCCATGATGCCAGCAGAGGTTGTCAGCACTATGTACCCAAAATGACATGAAGAGCCCTTGTCATGTATAGTCAGGGTGAACCCACACCTATGACATACCCTGCATATACCCAATGTCCTTTCATAAATACAGCAATGATAATAATCTATCATCACAATTACTCATCAAAACACGTGAATTACAACCAAAACAATGAAAATCAATAGGCAGAATGATAAGGAAACAACATATCATTCATGTAAATGAAGTTGGACAATGCTGGCTTTTCCCCTTCTTCCCAATAGAGAGAGCAGAGAGCTCTGTTCCTATAGGTCTTCTAGCCCTGAAGCTTACACATGGATGAGCTACTTATCTATATAAACCTTTTAATCTTTTTGGAGAGGCTCTGGAACAACCCACTGGTCAATATTCAGTTTCAATAAATTGTATTCAGTTTATTGTATACAAGTGTTGCCATAGTGCAGCCTAGTCTGTATCTAGTAGAGATTTCACATCAGTAATATGTCACTGAGCAGTATCTTTCTCTTCTACTGCAGTGGCAAGCTGTCACCTGTTGTGCCGCTGTTCCTTTCCTATTGTACCATCTCCAGATGTAGGCACAGGTTGTCTGACTCACTCTACCAGGAGATCTCTTACTGTGCCTGTCTGAGAAAATAGTGTTGCCCCATAGTTCAGAGCGGTTAGCCAGTCTTTAGGTCCTTGCAGGATTCTTTCCATTGTGATGAGAAATTGATGATGCAAGCCAGCTAtagtcttgggcctggtctacactacgggtttaggtcaactttagcagcgttaaatctaattaagcctggacaccttcacacaacgaagccctttctttcgacttaaagggccctttaaaccggtttctttacaccaccttcgacgaggggattagcgataaaatcggcctttgcgggtcggaattggggtagtgtggacggaatttgacgttattggcctccgggagctatcccacagtgcttcattgtgaccgctctggacagcactctcaactcagatgcactgaccaggtagacaggaaaagacccgtgaacgtttgaatttcatttcctgtttgcccagcgtggagagcacaggtaaccacgcagagctcatcagcacaggtaaccgtgatggagtcccaggatcgcaaaagagctccagcatggaccgaacgggaggtacgggatctgctctccatatggggagatgaatcagtgctagctgaactccgtagcagtaaaagaaatggcaaagtattagaaaaggtctccaaggccatgaaggactggggccataacagggacacacagcagtgccgcgtgaaaattaaggagctacggcaagcctaccacaaagccagagaagcaaatggaaggtccggggcagagccgcaaacttgccgcttctacgcggagctgcatgccattctagggggtgcagccaccactaccccaaccgtgtgctatgactccgtcaatggagaaacacacagggaagagggttcggggaacgaggaagatgaggatggaggtactgtaggtagctcacagcagcaaggaagcggagaaaccggtttccccaacagccaggatatgtttgtcaccctggacctggaaccagtaacccctgaactcacccaagaccctcagggcacacaggagacctctggtgagtgtacctttgtaaatattacacatggtttaaaagcaagcgtgtttaacgattaatgattaatttgccctggcaatcgtggccagtacatctactggaaaagtctgttaacgtgtatggggatggagcggaaatcctccagggacatctccagaaagctctccttcatgtactcccaaagcctttgcaaaaggtttctggggagggctgccttatcccgtccgccatggtaggacactttaccacgccaggccagtagcacgtagtctggaatcattgcataacaaagcatggcagcatatggtcccggtgtttgctggcatgcagacaatatccattccttatctctctttgttatcctcaggagagtgatatcattcacggtcacctggttgaaatggggtgattttattaaggggacattcagaggtgcccgttcctgctcttctgaacagaaatgttccccgctgttaaccacgcggtggggggaggggtgaagtgatcatcccagagaatcgggtttgtgtgtggcgggggtggtttacttgggtttgtgctgcatgttaacccggaaaccgcagcccctccttttacattgaaaacccattttaaatggccaacccaattcatccttgatatgggaaatgcgctgctgtttgaaaccattcccgcatgttaagaaggttaaaaaagccaaaagactgtggcttaccatggctgcctgcaagccgaaatatgttgcctggcactgcgtgagtgatctctcataccaaaccggcaggcagaggaaaaatgcgaccttgtaacgaaagagtgtacccattgttctctaaaatgtgtcttttttaaccacctctcccttctcctccaccagctgcaaatgtttctccttcgcagaggctagtgaacattagaaagagaaaacggaggacgcgggacgatatgttcacggagctccagatgtcctcccacgctgatagagcacagcagaatgcgtggaggcagtcaatgtcggacatgagaaaagcacaatatgaacgagaggagaggtggcgggctgaatggcgggatgaaaagagcaagtggcgggctgaagatgataggtggcgtcagcttgcagacagatggcaagagtcaatgctccgtctgctggagcatcaaactgatatgctccagcgtatggttgagctgcaggaaaggcagcaggagcagagaccgccgctacagcccctgtttaaccaacagcccttttccccaagttccatagcctcctcacccagacgcccaagaacacggtgggggggcctccggccacccagtcactccaccccagatgatcgcccaagcatcagaaggctggccttcaataagagttaaagttttaaaatgcagtgtgtctttttccatccctcctcccccacccatcccaggctaccttggcaattatccccctacttgtgtgaggaattaataaagaatgcatgaatgtgaaaaaacaatgactttattgcctctgcaagcggtgctcgaagtgaggaggggagggtggggtggttggtttacagggaagtagagtgaaccgggtcgggggtggggggggattggagggttcatcaaggagaaacaaacagaagcttCACACAGTagtctggccagtcacaaaactcgttttcaaagcttctctgatgcgcaccgcgccctgctgtgctcctctaaccgccctggtgtctggctgtgcataatcagcggccaggtgagttgcctcaacctcccaccccgccataaatgtctcccccttactctcacagatattgtggagcgcacagcaagcagcaataacaatggggatattcttttcgctgaggtctgagtgagtcagtaagctgcgccagcgtgcttttaaacgtccaaatgcacattccaccaccattcggcacttgctcagcctatagttgaacaggtcctgactcctgtccaggctgcctgtgtacggcttcatgagccatggcattaaggggtaggctgggtccccaaggatcacgataggcatttcaacatccccaacggttactttctggtccgggaagaaagtcccttcctccagctttcgaaacagaccagagtgcctgaagacgcgagcatcatgtacctttctcggccatcccacgttgatgttggtgaaacgtcccttgtgatccaccagggcttgcagcagcattgaaaagtaccccttgcggtttatgtactgggtaccctggtgctccggtgccaagataggtatatgggtaccgtctatggccccaccacagtttgggaatcccatttcagcaaaaccatccactattgcctgcacgttgcccagagtcactacccttgatatcaccaggtctttcattgccctggcaacttggatcacagcagcccccaccgtagatttgcccactccaaattgattcccgactgaccggtagctgtctggcgttgcaagcttccacagggctatcgccactcgcttctcaactgtgagggctgctctcatcttggtattctggcgtttcagggcaggggaaagcaagtcacaaagttccatgaaagtgcccttacgcatgcgaaagtttcgcagccactgggaatcgtcccaaacctgcagcacgatgcggtcccaccagtctgtgcttgtttcccgggcccagaatcggcgttccacgccatgaacctgccccagtaacaccatgatttccacatttctggtgcctgtgccttgtgagaggtctatgtccatgtcaatttcctcatcactctcttcgccgcgctgcaatcgcctcctcggctggtctgggtttcgccttggcacgtcctggctctgcatatactccaggacaatgtgcgtggtattcatagtgctcataattgccgcggtgatctgagcgggctccatgatcccagtgctagctatggcgcccggtctgaaaaaaggcacgaaactagtatctgacggaccaggggaaggagggagggcgggccgagtgacgacatggcgtacaggtacagggaattaaaatcaagaaaggtggctgtgcatcagggagaaacacaaacaactgtcacacagaatggtccccccaaagattaaactgaaaaccctgggtttagcaggccgttgatttgacggagggagggggaagcaaatgaatacagaacaaatctattttttacatcttaagacgacggtgcagcatgactgatagccctcggcatcttctgggtgcttggcagcaaatactgggcgcttggcagttagtgtactacgatggccttcaggcctattgcacgatctgctgctcagggaagactctgctaatgtgcgatgatccaacttgtaataggacagttaccagtcgtaatacaccatctactgccaaaaggcaagtggctggtgcaatgcagccctacggcagccagccccacagctgccagcacccagatcgccgatgaaagctaccagtctactgcaccgtctaccgccaaaaggcagttagctgctgctgctgtgtagcaatgcagtcccacgtctgccggcacccagatgacatatggtgacggtgagctgagcgggctccatgcttgccgtggtatgttgtctgcacaggtaacccaggtaaaaaggcgcgaatctattgtctgccgttgctgtgacggacggggaggggcctgacgacatgtacccagaacctcccgcgacactgttttgcatcatccgggcattgggatctcaacccagaattccaatgggcggcggagactgcgggaactgtgggatagctgtgggatagctacccatagtgcaatgctccggaagtcgacgctagcctcggtactgtggacgcggtccgccgactagagcacttagagcattttatgtggggggacacacaatcggctgtatacaaccgatttctataaaaccggcttctataaattcgaactaatttcatagtgtagacatacccttggtgtaATCTTGTTTACTGACA
This genomic window contains:
- the LOC135980909 gene encoding PAX-interacting protein 1-like, whose product is MESQDRKRAPAWTEREVRDLLSIWGDESVLAELRSSKRNGKVLEKVSKAMKDWGHNRDTQQCRVKIKELRQAYHKAREANGRSGAEPQTCRFYAELHAILGGAATTTPTVCYDSVNGETHREEGSGNEEDEDGGTVGSSQQQGSGETGFPNSQDMFVTLDLEPVTPELTQDPQGTQETSAANVSPSQRLVNIRKRKRRTRDDMFTELQMSSHADRAQQNAWRQSMSDMRKAQYEREERWRAEWRDEKSKWRAEDDRWRQLADRWQESMLRLLEHQTDMLQRMVELQERQQEQRPPLQPLFNQQPFSPSSIASSPRRPRTRWGGLRPPSHSTPDDRPSIRRLAFNKS